A single region of the Labeo rohita strain BAU-BD-2019 chromosome 3, IGBB_LRoh.1.0, whole genome shotgun sequence genome encodes:
- the LOC127162776 gene encoding gastrula zinc finger protein xLCGF3.1-like: MSGGVSGELRSAAVKMVFIKEESEEDMSEPEPWRIKQEEPETCIIKHEEPETWRIKHEEPETSRKNMRKKEILEFIEGSEENEKLSEDEEKNHVKTGEKTTSCAQTKQKDLKKRTAKKSYTCTQCGKSLKSKYNLDIHMRVHNGEKPFTCEQCGKSFTQSSQLKVHLKIHTGEKPFKCSHCDKRFSQSGDLKRHEMIHTGKKPYKCDKCGKSFTQKRSLMAHMNVQTGENLHTCGLCGKNFKFNYSLELHMRVHTGEKPFTCDRCGKSFIRSGNLKDHMNVHTGEKLYSCDQCDKTFLRASVLKRHLTVHTKEKPHSCHLCGKSFSRFSILKVHQKIHTAVREYMCFECEKTFTSAEHLKQHQRIHTGEKSYKCSLGL, translated from the exons ATGTCTGGAGGAGTATCAGGTGAACTGAGATCTGCTGCCGTGAAGATGgtgtttattaaagaggagagtgaagaggACATGAGTGAACCAGAACCTTGGAGAATAAAACAGGAGGAACCAGAAACCTGTATAATAAAACACGAAGAACCAGAAACATGGAGGATAAAACATGAAGAACCAGAAACTAGTAGAAAAAACATGAGGAAAAAGGAG attttagagTTTATTGAAGGAAGTGAGGAAAACGAAAAATTGAGTGAAGATGAGGAGAAAAATCATGTCAAAACTGGAGAAAAAACAACAAGTTGCgctcaaacaaaacagaaagatttaaagaaaagaacagCCAAGAAATCTTACACCtgcactcagtgtggaaagagtttgaAAAGCAAATATAATCTTGATATTCACATGAGAGTTCATAATGGAGAGAAACCGTTTACATGTGAGCAATGCGGGAAGAGTTTCACACAATCATCACAACTTAAGGTACACCTGaaaatccacactggagagaaacctttcaagtgttcacactgtgacaagagattcagtcAGTCTGGAGACCTGAAAAGACATGAGATGATCCACACTGGAAAGAAACCGTACAAATGTGAtaagtgtggaaagagtttcacacaAAAAAGAAGCCTTATGGCACATATGAATGTTCAAACAGGAGAGAATCTGCACACATGTGGTCTGTGTGGAAAgaattttaaattcaattataGTCTTGAGCTTCACATGAGAGTtcatactggagagaaaccgttcACGTGTGATCGGTGCGGGAAGAGTTTTATACGATCAGGAAATCTTAAGGATCACATGAAtgtccacactggagagaaactgTACTCTTGTGATCAATgtgataaaacatttttgagggCTTCAGTCCTGAAGAGACACCTGACAGTTCATACAAAGGAGAAGCCGCATTCATGTCATTTGTGCGGAAAGAGTTTTTCGCGTTTTTCAATTTTGAAAGTACATCAGAAAATACATACTGCTGTGAGAGAGTACATGTGCTTTGAGTGTGAAAAGACTTTTACTTCAGCTGAACATTTGAAACAGCACCAgaggattcacactggagaaaaatcttACAAGTGTTCACTAGGGTTGTGa